GCTTAAACTTCAAAAAAGGGGAATGGTTCTAGGCCGCAATCCCACATCAACCTCTCCCCACTGCCTTGTTACCATGGTAAGTCCATCTCCGGCCCCCATCTCCCCAGAGCCAATGTGAGTCAGGTGGACAAAATTCATTGGTTCCCCAATCATGGTCCGGTCAATTcgtctcctcttcttcttctgcttAGAGAAGACAGGGGAGTTAAGTCTGAAGCCCCCTCTTCCACACGAAGTGTGGAAAACCACTAAAGGAAGAGTTAAGGGCCTGATGGGCAAGGGTATGTGACATCACAACAGGGAAATCACTACGGTCTAACAATATAAACACAGAGAGGACACAGGCAGGGTGACAATGACAGGAGCCTGCAGAGTGAATGCCAAAGAAAGGACATATCAAAGTCACCTCTGGCTGATGAGGAAacaatgggggggtggggggggggggacggacaGGTATTAAGCTCCACCTACAACTCCCAGAATGGACAGAAACAGGAAGTGACAGCTAGGgctattcagttcctctgtctcCCAGTTCCCCTGTATCCCATGTGCACACCTGCCTGGCCATAGAGACTACTGTGACGGAAAGGGAGGCAAGCAGGGTGCTTTCTGGGTGCTGTGTCTGCCTCACAGGACGCGGTAACTGACTTCTgtgtgtgctggggtgggggtggggggttggggactCACCGGCTGGGGTTTCTCTACCACGCAGCAACCTAGTTTGTGCCAGAATTCACTCATGTTCCCTGATGGTTCCAGTTTCACTCCTCTGCCTGAGGCCCCAGAGGGCTCTTGCTCTGGTGCTTTGACTGCCCACTCCTCAGTGCCCTCAGGTGTAATGACAACCCGGGTTTACTCAGCTGGACAGGTCTGGAGACAGCACAGTCTGTGGTACCCTTGGCTGGGCAGTGAAGGTCAGTGTCTCAGACCCTGAGGGACTAGCAGGATGAGACTGGGGTGAGCAGGCAGGCACAAGGTTATGTCTTCTCAGCCCCAGGAACCTGGATGGGCAAAaagtaaagagagaagaaagttggTGAGATATCCCATCTCTACCACCAGCCCCTCCTTGAGAAGCCTCCTGATGAGCCTAGATCTTCTTGTTCTCCCTTAAAGACCCTGATCCTGCACCCAACACTAACCTCTCCAAACACAGGAACCTCACAGTGTGAtgcccagagaaaggaaaagaaccagaaGGCACCAAGCGGTTGAGGAGCTGCTGGAACCAAGGGAGAGGCATGGAATAGAAGCATTTAGGGTGAGGATGGGAGGGGTCGAGGGACACTGGCACAAAGGAGCAGTTTTGGGGGTGCCACAAGtccctcctcccatctccctGGGTTTagggcagaaggggaggggcagttaAGTGACCTTTAAGAGGAAATGGTGGTTTTTTTGTTCTCACAAACAGGGCCTCCACCCTtgtccctccctttttccttgcCTTACCCTAAACATCTAGATTTTCTTTAAGACCAAGAGAGGCCTTGACTGCCCAGGTTGTAGTTGACTAACTGCAGCAGGTTGGACCTCAAGAAAGACTTTCTATGGTGAGGAGTTTCTTCCCTCTCTAATCCCTGCCCTTGTTCCTCCTCATTTCCTTCAATTGAGATCCAACCTCTCCCTTCAACAGCTCCTTTATTACTTGACCTTGAGATCTTTCCCGAAGGCTGTATACACCACACTCCTGCGTGTGCACCTCTGTGTGCACATATGTGGCACGGCCAGGATTCCTGAGTGTGTGCCTTGGACAGATGATCTGTGCACAGGCTGTAGGGACACAGGTACCAGGTATCTTCTGTCCCACAAGGCGTCTTTCTCCAGCTCCCCACCCTCTTCACATGTCCCATCGTGCAGTGCcgctctgctctgcctcatcccccATGGGGCCTCCGGCCTCCCCGCCTGCCTCCTACTCTCATGCTGTGACctgttctctcctccctcctctccacttcCATTCCCAAGCTTCACCAGCCAACCAGACATGAGGAACTTTCCAAGAGCATTAGTGTCCAGGGAAgaacttccttcc
The window above is part of the Prionailurus bengalensis isolate Pbe53 chromosome C1, Fcat_Pben_1.1_paternal_pri, whole genome shotgun sequence genome. Proteins encoded here:
- the CDC42SE1 gene encoding CDC42 small effector protein 1 → MSEFWHKLGCCVVEKPQPKKKRRRIDRTMIGEPMNFVHLTHIGSGEMGAGDGLTMTGAVQEQMRSKGNRDRPWSNSRGL